The stretch of DNA CGGATCTCCGTCGTGGTCGACGAGGCGGACGTCGAGACCGCGGTCACCGCGATCCACACCGCCTTCGGCCTCGACAGCGGCACCCCGGTCAGCATCGAAGGAGCCAACGCATGACCCGCACCGTGGCGATCGCCGGCGCCACCGGCGCCGTCGGCCAGGACCTCCGCCGCCTGCTCGACCGGCGGGACTTCCCCCTCGACGAGCTCGTGCTGCTCGCCAGCGAGCGCTCCGCCGGCCGGGTGATCCGCTGGCGCGACCGCGACATCACGGTCCGCGCGCTCAGCGAGCCCGATGCCTTCGACGGCGTCGACGTGGCGCTGTTCAGCGCGGGCGGCGGCCGCTCGCTCGAGCACGCGCCGCGGGCGGTCGAGGCGGGCGCCATCGTCGTGGACAACTCCTCGGCGTTCCGCATGGACCCCGAGGTCCCGCTGATCGTCACCGAGGTCAACGCCGACCTGCTCGCCGAGCGCCCCGCCAAGGGCATCGTCGCGAACCCGAACTGCACCACGATGGCGGTGATGCTGCCGCTGAAGGCGCTCCACGACGCCTTCGGCCTGGTGTCGATGGTCGTCAGCAGCTACCAGGCGGCCGGCGGCGCCGGCCAGTCCGGCATCGACGAGCTGCACGACCAGATCGAGCCGCTCGCCGGCGCGTGGGACAGCCTGCGCACCGACGGCCAGGCCGCCGCGAAGCTCGTCGAGCCGCGGACCTTCGCCGCCCCGATCGCCTTCAACGTCGTCCCGCTGCTCGGGACCGCCCAGGAGAACGGGTACACCGACGAGGAGCTGAAGCTGCTCAACGAGTCCCGCAAGATCCTCGGGATCGCCGACCTCGAGGTCGCGCCGACCTGCGTGCGCGTCCCGGTCGTCGCCGGCCACGCCGCCGCCGTCCGCGCGACGTTCGCCTCGCCGGTGACCCGCGAGGGCGCGCTCGAGGTGCTGGACGGGTTCCCCGGCATGGTCGTGGCCGACCTCCCCACGCCCCTCGAGTTCGCCGGTCGCGACGAGGTCGCGGTCGGGCGCGTCCGCGAGGACCTGCACGACGAGCGGTCCCTCAACTTCTGGTGCGTGGGCGACAACCTCCTGAAGGGCGCCGCGCTCAACACCGTCCAGATCGCCGAGGAGCTGGTGGCCCGGGGCCACATCTGACCTGTCAGCGACCTGACGCGCTAGTCGCCGATCGTCTGCGCGGCGCCCGCGACCGTCGCCAGGCCGAGGACGCCGTCCTCCGCGCGGATGCGGTGGGACAGGTCCTCGATGTCGTCGTCCTTGCCGCGCACGGTCATCTGCACGACCAGCCGGCCGTCCTCGAGCGGGGTGAACTCGAGCGCCCGCAGCTCGGCCCGGCTGCCGGCGACTGCCAGGTGGATCCGGTCCAGGCCGCCGTCGGGTGAGACCACGACGTGCAAGGTCGCCTCGGCCCGGGTCCAGCGCGCGTACGTGCGGGCCTTCACCCAGTCCGCGGGGCGCAGGGCGAGCAGCGCCACGACGGTCAGCGCGGTGGCGGCGAGCGGGTAGCCCATGCCGGCGGTCAGGCCGATCGCCGTCACCGTGAAGGCGGCGACCGCGGTGGTGAGGCCGTACAGCCGACCGCGGATGCCGAAGATCAGACCTGCGCCGAGGAACCCGATCCCCGCGATGGTGTAGGAGGCGATGCGGGTGGCGTCGGAGTTCGGGTGCGCCTCGCCCGCGGTCACCGACAGCCAGCCGAGGGTCCCGGCGGCGG from Euzebya sp. encodes:
- a CDS encoding MgtC/SapB family protein gives rise to the protein MDVLTTVDWTPVWRILLAAGLALPIGLEREVRGKAAGLRTLLLLAAAAGTLGWLSVTAGEAHPNSDATRIASYTIAGIGFLGAGLIFGIRGRLYGLTTAVAAFTVTAIGLTAGMGYPLAATALTVVALLALRPADWVKARTYARWTRAEATLHVVVSPDGGLDRIHLAVAGSRAELRALEFTPLEDGRLVVQMTVRGKDDDIEDLSHRIRAEDGVLGLATVAGAAQTIGD
- a CDS encoding aspartate-semialdehyde dehydrogenase, with the translated sequence MTRTVAIAGATGAVGQDLRRLLDRRDFPLDELVLLASERSAGRVIRWRDRDITVRALSEPDAFDGVDVALFSAGGGRSLEHAPRAVEAGAIVVDNSSAFRMDPEVPLIVTEVNADLLAERPAKGIVANPNCTTMAVMLPLKALHDAFGLVSMVVSSYQAAGGAGQSGIDELHDQIEPLAGAWDSLRTDGQAAAKLVEPRTFAAPIAFNVVPLLGTAQENGYTDEELKLLNESRKILGIADLEVAPTCVRVPVVAGHAAAVRATFASPVTREGALEVLDGFPGMVVADLPTPLEFAGRDEVAVGRVREDLHDERSLNFWCVGDNLLKGAALNTVQIAEELVARGHI